One window of the Sulfurospirillum oryzae genome contains the following:
- a CDS encoding PhoH family protein, which yields MSVNKVYVLDTNIILHNTNFIKELCDGGNNIIVIPETVLIELEDFKKNFTELGYQARSFARMLASCKVEEVDSGELFRVVKMRYEEDIAIHLFSKTVYNSDIDSQFINESNDKRILEVASGAQTYYPDYKVIFLSLDVYARMFGLFYNVTVESLREDRSDVPEFEFVKQLPIDSALFNTLDKKLIQEYDPEYNSGNYCYEFVSSDGNSEHAIISPGGIIHMLNEELDFRGLEVKPINLKQKFFMKALLSNMYDIHVIDARAGSGKTLMAFVAAMRLVSKGSYEKIVYVRNSIESVDKGADVGYLSGNDEKFRIYNMALYDTLEFIAKKRMKKRDNTQEPQVAIEKKVQELMTKYNIEKLWPGEARGRTLSNAIVILDEWQNSSNNTTQLILSRLDNNCKAIVIGSNRQIDNMYLNRFNNGLTSLLKQTKKPQTHISLFAIELDKSVRGKFSHFADDIFGDGDKHK from the coding sequence ATGTCAGTCAACAAAGTTTATGTGCTCGATACCAACATTATCTTGCACAATACCAATTTTATTAAAGAGTTGTGTGATGGCGGCAACAACATCATTGTAATCCCAGAAACGGTGCTTATAGAGCTGGAAGATTTTAAAAAGAACTTCACGGAACTGGGTTACCAAGCCAGAAGTTTTGCTAGAATGCTGGCTTCCTGCAAAGTAGAAGAGGTCGACAGTGGTGAGCTTTTTCGTGTGGTTAAGATGCGCTATGAAGAAGATATTGCGATTCACCTCTTCTCCAAGACAGTTTACAACTCCGATATAGACTCGCAATTTATCAATGAATCCAACGACAAGCGTATTCTCGAAGTGGCATCGGGTGCTCAGACGTACTACCCTGATTATAAAGTGATTTTTCTCTCCTTAGACGTTTATGCGCGTATGTTTGGACTTTTCTACAATGTCACCGTTGAATCCTTGCGTGAAGATCGAAGCGATGTGCCAGAGTTTGAGTTTGTAAAACAACTTCCCATCGACTCAGCACTTTTCAATACACTCGATAAAAAGCTGATTCAGGAGTATGATCCAGAATATAACAGTGGAAATTATTGCTACGAGTTTGTCAGTAGCGATGGTAACTCTGAACACGCCATTATTTCCCCTGGTGGTATCATCCACATGCTCAACGAAGAGCTTGATTTTAGAGGCTTAGAAGTCAAACCGATCAACCTCAAACAGAAGTTTTTTATGAAAGCACTTCTTTCCAACATGTACGACATTCATGTCATTGATGCCCGTGCAGGTAGCGGTAAAACTTTGATGGCGTTTGTTGCCGCGATGAGGCTTGTGAGCAAAGGCAGTTACGAGAAAATTGTCTATGTTAGAAACTCCATCGAAAGCGTTGATAAAGGTGCGGACGTTGGCTATCTTTCAGGTAACGATGAGAAGTTCCGCATCTACAATATGGCACTGTATGATACGCTTGAATTTATCGCTAAAAAACGGATGAAAAAGCGCGATAATACGCAAGAACCGCAAGTAGCGATAGAGAAAAAAGTACAGGAGCTCATGACCAAGTACAACATCGAAAAGCTCTGGCCAGGTGAAGCGAGAGGTCGTACACTCTCAAATGCCATCGTCATCTTAGACGAGTGGCAAAACAGCTCAAATAACACCACACAGCTCATTTTATCGCGCCTTGATAACAACTGTAAAGCCATCGTGATTGGTTCAAACAGACAGATCGACAATATGTATCTTAACCGCTTTAACAACGGTTTGACATCACTGTTAAAACAGACCAAAAAACCGCAGACACACATTTCGCTTTTTGCGATAGAGTTAGACAAATCGGTACGCGGTAAATTCTCGCACTTTGCCGATGATATTTTTGGGGATGGCGACAAACACAAATGA
- a CDS encoding 6-carboxytetrahydropterin synthase: MLWQISKEFDFCYGHRVWSQELDAEFSLSGCLACRHLHGHQGKIIVFLQSSELKNGMVTDFHHLNWFKLFLDTTLDHKFIIDIHDPLFETLLPHFADKKNLIENEAGYKTPDLNTITDQPSHIVEMYEGYIIVDFVPTSENISTWLLGIIAKKMSRLGVEVSHVEFLETPKSRSIVYNKK; encoded by the coding sequence ATGCTTTGGCAAATTAGTAAAGAGTTTGATTTTTGTTACGGACACCGCGTTTGGTCGCAAGAGCTGGACGCTGAGTTTTCACTGAGTGGGTGTTTAGCATGTCGTCACCTTCATGGTCATCAAGGCAAAATCATCGTTTTTTTACAAAGCAGTGAGCTCAAAAATGGCATGGTCACCGACTTTCATCATCTCAATTGGTTCAAGCTCTTTTTAGACACCACGTTAGATCATAAATTCATCATCGATATTCATGACCCGCTTTTTGAAACATTGTTGCCACATTTTGCAGACAAAAAAAACCTTATTGAAAATGAAGCAGGCTATAAAACTCCCGACTTAAATACGATCACCGATCAACCAAGCCACATCGTAGAGATGTATGAAGGCTACATTATCGTCGATTTTGTGCCAACCAGTGAAAACATTTCAACATGGTTACTCGGTATCATTGCGAAAAAGATGAGTCGTTTGGGAGTGGAAGTCTCACACGTAGAATTTTTAGAAACGCCTAAAAGCAGAAGTATCGTTTACAATAAAAAGTAG
- the dut gene encoding dUTPase yields MTSKDYLTQMFSLQQKLNDETNGIGWENGYTKNNRMINWKRCIYMECAELIDSFSWKHWKNINKPTDWDNVTVEIVDIWHFIMSLLLEDYKTNGKGDIEQLVLDVLDVQGFEAFTKEPLSAGSADPMELINDIESIIHDTTGFEIDLYDGLLCEYFTLSRKCGINLKVLYKFYVAKNVLNQFRQDHGYKEGHYIKVWNGKEDNEVMLSLLQGESAPTVDALYKKLEKAYPKA; encoded by the coding sequence ATGACAAGCAAAGATTATTTAACCCAAATGTTCTCCCTTCAGCAAAAGCTGAACGATGAAACCAACGGCATTGGCTGGGAAAATGGGTACACAAAAAACAACCGCATGATTAACTGGAAACGATGTATTTATATGGAGTGTGCGGAGCTCATTGATAGTTTTAGTTGGAAACATTGGAAAAACATTAACAAACCTACTGACTGGGACAATGTCACCGTTGAAATCGTCGATATCTGGCATTTTATTATGAGTTTATTGTTAGAAGATTATAAAACCAATGGCAAAGGCGACATCGAACAACTCGTTTTAGATGTACTGGATGTTCAAGGTTTTGAAGCATTTACCAAAGAGCCATTATCCGCAGGTTCTGCTGATCCGATGGAGCTTATTAACGACATTGAGAGCATTATCCACGATACAACAGGCTTTGAGATAGACCTTTACGATGGGCTTTTATGTGAGTATTTTACACTCTCACGCAAATGTGGCATTAACCTCAAAGTATTGTATAAATTTTATGTGGCAAAAAATGTTCTGAACCAGTTCCGTCAGGATCATGGGTACAAAGAGGGACATTACATCAAAGTATGGAATGGCAAAGAGGACAACGAAGTGATGCTCTCGCTCCTACAAGGAGAGTCTGCTCCAACGGTCGATGCACTTTATAAAAAGCTCGAAAAAGCCTATCCAAAGGCGTAA
- a CDS encoding patatin-like phospholipase family protein has product MAGTLKISLALSGGAARGAFHLGVIAAFERHDVEIAAVSGTSIGAVIAAGVGSGVSAFDMIRIFKSKAFRKVFHFNYFRKGLLRINEKATILKEIAPISRLEQMPIPTFITCVDLPSGEIVRFSQGETIKLAIASSALIPIFRPIAYENYMLIDGGFMDNLPVEPLLGLGNPIVSVNLFPLHVKSKGTLFSSFERAIYLSILASSKQQIEQSDLCISDPALDNFGLFTFGQLEACFELGYAKGSESILTFMAQQSII; this is encoded by the coding sequence ATGGCTGGGACATTGAAAATATCACTTGCGCTTTCAGGAGGGGCGGCTAGGGGCGCGTTTCATTTAGGCGTCATTGCCGCCTTTGAGAGGCACGATGTAGAGATAGCTGCCGTTTCAGGTACCAGCATTGGTGCGGTCATTGCCGCAGGCGTAGGATCGGGTGTGAGCGCATTTGATATGATTCGCATTTTTAAAAGCAAAGCGTTTCGCAAAGTGTTTCACTTTAACTATTTTCGAAAAGGACTTCTTCGCATCAATGAAAAGGCAACTATTTTAAAAGAGATAGCACCTATTTCTCGCTTAGAGCAGATGCCAATCCCAACCTTTATAACCTGTGTGGATCTTCCTAGTGGTGAGATCGTACGTTTTTCTCAGGGTGAAACGATAAAGCTCGCCATTGCAAGCTCTGCACTCATTCCTATTTTTCGCCCCATCGCGTATGAAAATTATATGCTTATTGATGGTGGGTTTATGGACAATTTACCCGTAGAGCCACTTTTAGGGCTTGGCAATCCTATCGTTAGTGTCAACCTTTTTCCTTTACATGTAAAATCAAAAGGGACACTTTTTTCCAGTTTTGAGCGGGCGATTTATCTCTCCATCCTAGCTTCTTCCAAGCAACAGATAGAGCAGAGTGATTTGTGCATCAGCGATCCTGCTTTGGATAATTTTGGATTGTTTACTTTTGGGCAATTAGAGGCATGTTTTGAGCTAGGTTACGCTAAAGGCAGTGAGTCTATTTTGACTTTTATGGCACAACAAAGTATAATCTAA
- a CDS encoding Na/Pi cotransporter family protein yields MKRLFLIVVIIALSYTFFQSQNMLHIAAGVAIFLFGMQSLEEGFRFFVGGLLDKFLKKITHNLYRSILFGALITTLMQSSGLAAVIAISFISAGLISVAQGIGIILGGNIGTTTGAWLIAGLGLKISIATYALPMLVFGTLFIFQESKRLKGIGYALAGIGFSFLGIAYMKEGFDAFKATIDLTQYSADGFKGLLLFAFIGAGITIIMQSSHASLVLILTALSASQITYENAIALTIGANIGTTITAIIGALGASFEGKKLAGAHFLINSLTGFLLIWFVPQFIHFIDITAPFFGIPAHDYTLKLALYHTYFNLICVLLFAPVVHGLVALLNHLFKPEKVVESERDDVLFINDVALDFPDTAQITLLKETKHLYNNVFDIIAKGMSVTKEDITSGMEIDDILKLRNKAIQVNMDEYYEKRIKEIYGKIINFAILAQGKFSDESNRNLIPIKNATIGMVEAFKASKHMQKNMLRYLESDNDDIKNEYNHIRRNLIKHLRNMQLIINTTEEDVAVLLLSKLQLDAQKYDIAANKSLDNLIRTNKITYTMATSLMNDTTYAYTIASELTKVAHVLFIHADTEFSEGREALILNENEVTDLTHTTEPRSTS; encoded by the coding sequence TTGAAACGACTGTTCCTTATTGTGGTGATTATCGCCCTGTCGTATACTTTTTTTCAAAGTCAGAACATGCTCCATATTGCAGCAGGCGTGGCAATCTTTTTGTTTGGTATGCAAAGTTTAGAAGAAGGGTTTCGCTTCTTTGTCGGTGGTCTTCTCGACAAGTTTCTCAAAAAAATCACACATAATCTTTACCGAAGTATTCTCTTTGGCGCACTGATTACGACACTCATGCAGTCAAGTGGATTAGCCGCTGTTATCGCCATCTCTTTTATCAGTGCTGGACTCATTAGTGTTGCACAAGGTATTGGTATCATTTTAGGCGGCAATATTGGCACGACCACTGGTGCTTGGCTCATCGCAGGATTAGGGCTTAAAATCAGCATTGCCACCTACGCACTTCCAATGCTTGTCTTTGGAACTTTATTTATTTTTCAAGAAAGTAAACGTCTTAAAGGCATTGGTTATGCCCTTGCTGGGATTGGTTTTTCCTTTTTAGGAATTGCTTATATGAAAGAAGGGTTTGACGCGTTTAAAGCAACGATTGATCTTACCCAATACTCCGCCGATGGGTTCAAAGGTTTGCTTCTTTTTGCTTTTATCGGTGCTGGCATAACCATCATTATGCAATCCTCTCATGCCTCCTTAGTCTTGATTCTCACAGCACTCTCCGCTTCACAGATTACCTATGAAAACGCGATTGCGCTGACCATTGGTGCCAATATTGGAACGACCATTACCGCGATCATTGGTGCGCTTGGTGCTAGTTTTGAAGGTAAAAAACTTGCGGGTGCGCACTTTTTAATTAACAGTCTCACAGGCTTTCTACTCATTTGGTTTGTCCCACAATTTATTCATTTTATCGATATTACAGCTCCATTTTTTGGCATTCCAGCACATGATTACACGCTGAAACTTGCTTTGTATCATACCTACTTCAATCTTATCTGTGTGCTTTTATTTGCGCCTGTGGTGCATGGACTTGTCGCTCTTTTAAACCACTTATTCAAACCTGAAAAAGTAGTCGAAAGTGAGAGAGATGATGTTCTTTTTATCAACGATGTCGCACTTGATTTCCCCGATACCGCGCAAATAACACTTCTCAAAGAGACCAAGCATCTTTACAATAATGTTTTTGACATCATTGCCAAAGGGATGAGCGTGACGAAAGAAGACATTACTTCGGGTATGGAGATAGACGATATTTTAAAACTACGCAATAAAGCAATACAAGTCAATATGGATGAGTATTATGAAAAACGTATCAAAGAGATTTATGGCAAAATCATTAACTTTGCAATTCTTGCACAAGGTAAATTTTCCGATGAAAGTAACCGAAATTTAATACCTATTAAAAATGCCACCATCGGCATGGTTGAAGCTTTTAAAGCCTCTAAACACATGCAAAAAAATATGCTTCGTTACCTCGAATCAGACAATGATGACATTAAAAATGAATACAACCATATTCGCAGAAACCTCATTAAGCATCTGCGCAATATGCAGCTGATTATTAACACAACCGAAGAAGATGTAGCTGTTTTACTTCTGAGCAAACTTCAGCTTGATGCTCAGAAATATGATATTGCGGCAAATAAATCACTCGATAATCTTATTCGTACCAATAAAATTACCTATACAATGGCAACATCCTTGATGAACGATACCACATACGCTTATACCATTGCTTCGGAACTCACAAAAGTAGCCCATGTTCTTTTCATCCATGCCGATACAGAGTTCTCAGAAGGTCGCGAAGCTTTGATCTTAAATGAGAACGAAGTAACCGATCTAACGCATACAACCGAGCCAAGGAGTACCTCATGA
- the sstT gene encoding serine/threonine transporter SstT codes for MERLVARYKEGNLIVQILIGMVVGVIIALISPTAAQAVSILGTLFVGALKAVAPILVLVLVATAIATKPVGVQTNIKPIVKLYAIGTFLSALIAVVVSFTFPLTLVLANGADAGLTPPQSIITVIKGVLVSMVDNPINALAKGNYIGVLTWAIAAGLALHYSSEQTKTVMQDASDAMTKIVQAVIRLAPFGILGIVAETFTETGFSALFGYGKLLIVLVGTMVFVALVLNPIIVYIKMRKNPYPLVFLCLKESGVTAFFTRSSAANIPVNMALCKRLGLDEDTYSISIPLGATANMAGAAVTITVLTLATVNTLGISVDIPTALLLSVVSSIAAAGVSGVAGGSLLLIPLACGLFGISDQLAMQVVAIGFLIGVIQDSTETALNSSTDVVFTAACSTKPLNI; via the coding sequence ATGGAGCGTTTAGTTGCAAGGTATAAAGAGGGCAATCTGATTGTTCAGATTCTCATTGGTATGGTGGTGGGCGTTATAATCGCTCTTATTTCTCCAACAGCAGCACAGGCTGTTTCAATTTTAGGTACACTTTTTGTAGGGGCACTTAAAGCCGTTGCACCTATTTTGGTTTTAGTGTTGGTCGCAACAGCGATTGCAACCAAGCCGGTGGGTGTTCAGACAAACATTAAGCCTATCGTTAAACTCTACGCCATTGGTACATTTTTATCCGCACTCATTGCCGTTGTCGTCAGTTTTACTTTCCCTTTAACATTAGTATTAGCCAATGGCGCAGATGCTGGTTTAACACCTCCTCAAAGCATTATTACAGTCATTAAAGGCGTTTTAGTAAGTATGGTGGATAACCCTATTAATGCGCTTGCAAAAGGCAATTACATTGGTGTTCTCACTTGGGCAATTGCAGCAGGACTTGCGCTTCATTACAGCAGTGAGCAGACAAAAACAGTGATGCAAGATGCGAGTGATGCCATGACAAAGATTGTTCAAGCCGTTATTCGTTTAGCGCCATTTGGTATTTTGGGTATTGTGGCTGAAACATTCACCGAAACTGGCTTTTCAGCACTCTTTGGTTATGGAAAATTATTGATCGTTTTAGTCGGCACTATGGTGTTTGTCGCCCTTGTGCTTAATCCCATCATTGTCTATATTAAAATGCGCAAAAATCCTTACCCACTCGTCTTTCTATGTCTTAAAGAGAGCGGCGTTACGGCATTTTTTACCAGAAGTTCGGCGGCAAACATTCCTGTCAATATGGCACTGTGCAAAAGACTCGGGTTGGATGAAGATACTTACTCGATCTCTATTCCTTTGGGCGCAACCGCCAATATGGCAGGCGCAGCCGTTACCATTACGGTCTTAACGCTTGCAACGGTTAATACACTCGGTATTTCGGTGGATATTCCAACCGCATTGCTTTTGAGTGTCGTCTCAAGCATCGCAGCAGCAGGTGTTTCAGGCGTTGCGGGTGGATCATTGTTGTTGATTCCATTGGCATGTGGACTTTTTGGTATTAGCGATCAATTGGCGATGCAAGTTGTGGCGATTGGCTTTTTGATTGGCGTGATTCAAGACTCAACAGAAACCGCACTAAACAGTTCAACAGACGTTGTCTTTACCGCGGCGTGTTCAACAAAACCACTGAATATTTAA
- a CDS encoding UDP-2,3-diacylglucosamine diphosphatase: MTKYQFSGDEDPIIFRSIFISDLHLGTRFSQAEELLEFLKYSHSENLYLVGDVIDGWAIKRKIKWAQSHSDVIQKVLRKARKGTNVYYITGNHDDFLRSFLPLGLGDHIKVVDEVEYMSLNKERFFITHGDFFDSITMTKRWLAILGDLGYDLLLNINQVIGWFRKKLRYHSHWSLSKYVKDNVKSSISFITDFEHILSEHAKRHHYDGVICGHIHKAEIRDIEGIKYLNCGDWVESCTAIVETLEGEFRIIRWLGH, translated from the coding sequence ATGACCAAATACCAATTTAGTGGGGATGAAGACCCGATCATTTTTCGCTCCATCTTTATCTCTGACCTTCACTTGGGAACACGTTTTTCCCAAGCGGAGGAGCTTTTGGAATTTTTAAAATACTCTCATTCGGAAAACCTCTACTTAGTCGGCGATGTCATTGATGGCTGGGCGATTAAGCGCAAAATCAAATGGGCGCAGTCACACTCCGATGTTATTCAAAAAGTGCTCAGAAAAGCACGTAAAGGCACAAACGTTTACTATATCACTGGCAATCACGATGACTTTTTACGCTCTTTTTTACCTTTGGGATTGGGAGATCACATCAAAGTAGTCGATGAGGTAGAGTATATGAGCCTCAACAAAGAGCGTTTTTTCATTACGCATGGTGATTTTTTTGACAGCATTACGATGACGAAAAGGTGGCTCGCCATTTTGGGCGATTTGGGGTACGATCTTCTTCTTAACATCAATCAAGTCATTGGTTGGTTTCGTAAGAAGCTTCGTTACCACAGCCACTGGTCGCTTTCTAAGTATGTCAAAGATAATGTCAAAAGCTCCATCTCTTTTATTACGGATTTTGAGCACATCCTCAGTGAACATGCCAAACGACATCACTACGATGGCGTGATTTGCGGGCATATTCATAAGGCAGAAATCAGGGATATTGAGGGTATAAAGTATTTAAATTGTGGCGATTGGGTCGAGTCCTGCACGGCAATCGTTGAGACCTTAGAGGGTGAATTTAGGATTATACGATGGCTGGGACATTGA
- the luxS gene encoding S-ribosylhomocysteine lyase, with product MPLLDSFCVDHVKMPAPAVRVAKTMKTPHGDEITVFDLRFCKPNQAILPERGIHTLEHLFAGFMRNHLNGAGVEIIDISPMGCRTGFYMSLIGSPEASRVVEAWKASMNDILHVKSENDIPELNVYQCGTYKMHSLEEAHTIASSILSSGIGVMDNEALKLDTSKL from the coding sequence ATGCCATTACTTGATAGTTTCTGTGTAGATCACGTCAAAATGCCAGCTCCTGCAGTCAGAGTTGCTAAAACGATGAAAACACCTCACGGTGACGAAATTACCGTATTTGATCTTCGTTTTTGCAAACCTAACCAAGCTATTTTGCCAGAACGTGGTATTCACACGTTGGAACATCTTTTTGCGGGTTTTATGCGCAACCATTTGAATGGAGCAGGTGTTGAGATTATCGATATTTCACCGATGGGGTGTCGTACCGGTTTTTACATGAGTTTAATTGGCTCACCTGAGGCTTCCCGCGTGGTAGAAGCGTGGAAAGCTTCGATGAATGATATTTTACATGTAAAGAGTGAAAATGACATTCCTGAGCTTAATGTCTACCAATGCGGAACCTATAAAATGCACTCGCTAGAAGAGGCACATACGATTGCTTCGAGTATTCTTTCCTCAGGGATTGGTGTAATGGATAATGAAGCGTTAAAGCTCGATACGTCAAAACTCTAA
- a CDS encoding cation:proton antiporter → MDRSMKIYLFSLLLFGGGIFLVINYGNALYIGTGFISEPVSVGSFWDNLQTTFTKQLSHPLALLLVQIIVIMGAARTFGILISKLSQPPVIGEIFAGVLLGPSLLGLVFPEFSALLFPKSSFQNLHFLSQIGLLLFMFVVGMELDFDKLKQQSKASIVISHISIIFPFFLGTILAYVIYPSFASSSVTFTAFALFIGIAMSITAFPVLARILKDRNLTKTSYGAMALTCAAADDATAWYILAIVISVSTSTNLLMSVLMLIPIVIYIMVMLFIIKPFLRSLGKQMHETLDMKVTTIVLVILLASSLTTELLGIHALFGAFMAGVMMPSTSESELKERIAPRLEYVSLLVLLPLFFALTGLRTQINLLESQHLMICLAIIVVAVVGKFIGSAIASRFMKISWKDSLAIGALMNTRGLMELVVLNIGYELGILSPILFTMFVIMALVTTFMTGPLLYLIDLGFKKH, encoded by the coding sequence ATGGATCGCTCTATGAAAATTTATCTCTTTTCACTGCTTCTTTTTGGTGGTGGTATCTTTTTAGTTATAAACTATGGCAATGCCCTTTATATAGGCACAGGATTCATTTCGGAGCCTGTTTCAGTTGGAAGTTTTTGGGATAATCTACAAACGACATTTACCAAGCAACTTTCCCATCCACTCGCACTTTTGTTGGTGCAGATCATCGTTATTATGGGTGCAGCTCGTACCTTTGGCATTTTGATTTCCAAACTTTCGCAACCGCCCGTTATCGGTGAGATTTTTGCAGGTGTCCTTCTTGGACCGTCTCTCTTGGGTCTTGTTTTTCCAGAGTTCTCAGCACTACTGTTTCCTAAAAGTTCATTCCAGAACCTACACTTTTTAAGCCAAATTGGTCTGCTTCTGTTTATGTTTGTCGTGGGAATGGAGCTTGACTTTGACAAACTCAAACAACAGAGTAAAGCTTCTATTGTGATTAGTCATATCAGCATTATCTTTCCCTTTTTCTTGGGGACTATACTTGCTTATGTTATTTATCCCTCTTTTGCTTCCTCTTCAGTCACGTTTACTGCTTTTGCACTTTTCATCGGCATCGCGATGAGCATTACTGCCTTTCCAGTACTTGCGCGTATTCTCAAAGACCGCAACCTTACCAAAACCTCTTATGGCGCGATGGCACTCACGTGTGCAGCGGCAGATGATGCAACGGCATGGTACATCTTAGCCATTGTTATTTCCGTTTCAACATCAACCAATCTTTTAATGTCAGTGCTTATGCTGATTCCTATTGTTATCTATATCATGGTGATGCTGTTTATCATCAAACCTTTTTTACGAAGTCTTGGTAAACAAATGCACGAAACACTTGACATGAAAGTTACCACCATTGTTTTAGTCATTTTACTAGCAAGTTCTCTTACGACAGAATTATTGGGTATTCATGCCCTTTTTGGTGCGTTTATGGCAGGTGTTATGATGCCCTCAACCAGCGAGAGTGAGCTTAAAGAACGCATTGCCCCTCGTTTAGAGTATGTGAGTCTGCTCGTACTTTTACCGCTTTTCTTTGCCCTTACAGGACTCCGCACACAGATCAATTTACTTGAATCTCAACATTTGATGATCTGTCTGGCTATCATTGTGGTTGCAGTTGTGGGTAAATTTATCGGTAGTGCTATTGCGAGCCGTTTTATGAAAATCTCATGGAAAGACTCTCTTGCCATCGGCGCGCTAATGAACACAAGAGGACTTATGGAGTTGGTTGTTTTAAACATCGGCTATGAGCTAGGCATTTTATCCCCTATTTTATTTACGATGTTCGTCATTATGGCACTTGTAACCACGTTTATGACAGGACCTCTTTTATACCTCATCGACTTAGGATTTAAAAAGCACTAG
- a CDS encoding bacteriohemerythrin — MIIEWDERYSVHHELLDLQHQELFELAKTVQKLDAATTTKAELSKLFKEFYDYMAKHFKEEEAYMQSIHYPLYIKHRKLHESIIEGMNKILKEKKTIEELQTSMQMIAKKWLAEHILENDLKIEKWRKSITVTDEDLKGGTPL; from the coding sequence GTGATCATTGAATGGGATGAGCGATATAGCGTACATCATGAACTGCTAGACCTTCAACATCAAGAGCTATTTGAGCTTGCCAAAACGGTGCAAAAGCTTGATGCCGCTACAACAACTAAAGCTGAACTTTCTAAACTTTTCAAAGAATTTTACGACTATATGGCGAAACATTTTAAAGAAGAGGAAGCGTATATGCAAAGCATTCACTATCCTCTGTACATTAAACATCGCAAACTACATGAAAGTATCATCGAGGGAATGAATAAAATTCTCAAAGAGAAAAAAACCATTGAAGAGTTACAAACCAGCATGCAGATGATTGCGAAAAAATGGCTCGCAGAACACATTTTGGAGAATGATCTCAAAATTGAAAAGTGGCGTAAAAGTATCACGGTTACAGATGAAGACCTCAAGGGTGGTACCCCTTTATGA
- a CDS encoding pyridoxamine 5'-phosphate oxidase family protein — protein sequence MIDETITTFLKKHHLLNLATCKDNLPYCATCFYAFVEPSATFVIATDEKTRHGREALENAHVAGSVALETKLVGKIQGVQFTGVFREANDVEEKAYFKRFPYAIAMRPHLWSIEIRYLKFTDNTLGFGKKLEFFASN from the coding sequence ATGATCGATGAGACTATTACCACTTTTTTAAAAAAACATCATCTTCTAAACTTGGCAACATGTAAAGACAATCTCCCCTATTGCGCCACCTGTTTTTATGCGTTTGTTGAACCAAGTGCTACCTTTGTCATTGCAACTGATGAGAAGACAAGGCACGGACGTGAAGCGCTGGAAAATGCACACGTGGCAGGCAGTGTTGCACTAGAGACAAAACTTGTTGGGAAAATTCAAGGGGTGCAGTTTACGGGAGTGTTTAGAGAAGCCAATGACGTGGAGGAAAAAGCCTATTTTAAACGCTTTCCTTATGCGATTGCGATGCGACCTCATCTTTGGAGCATTGAGATACGCTATCTTAAATTCACAGACAACACATTGGGATTTGGCAAAAAATTGGAGTTTTTTGCCTCCAATTAA